In Fulvia fulva chromosome 10, complete sequence, a single window of DNA contains:
- a CDS encoding G2-specific protein kinase nimA, whose product MNRGVHVLMGLDQHQTIVERMARKHIQQPVKTDPRSWRGDLGGEGRILPQEYVAQRLMSHEDAQYVIKNVAAYRYTEETRIARIYMEYAPHGDLHDLLKLHQQAQRRVTEPFLWVVFRALIESAFIMKYGSLDKKSKPKDWLEIVHRDLKPSNILLSTNDSGHFNMYPRPKLSDFGLSILTSEDDTCNPYLYVGASTQGYLAPEQKLFHDPVSTKYVDDDEMLYPCNIWAIGAVMYALMTLTTLDSSTPDRQLPYHVTTDPPTGREFELDLRSKVDAKWPGLPYSVELMHYVQRCLRFQVRDRYTADELLEICQIRFAKSRLLNDLFSGIPRDKPPRRVLHKPETQAYRLGLIYQPG is encoded by the exons ATGAACCGGGGTGTTCATGTCTTGATGGGCCTAGATCAACACCAGACAATCGTGGAACGGATGGCAAGAAAGCACATCCAACAGCCTGTGAAGACCGATCCAAGATCTTGGCGAGGGGACCTGGGAGGAGAGGGGAGGATACTGCCGCAGGAGTACGTCGCACAGCGGTTGATGAGTCACGAAGATGCGCAATACGTGATCAAGAACGTCGCTGCATACCGATACACCGAGGAGACGAGGATTGCCAGAATCTACATGGA GTACGCACCACATGGCGATCTCCACGACCTCCTAAAACTGCACCAACAAGCTCAAAGGCGTGTAACTGAGCCCTTCCTCTGGGTAGTCTTCCGCGCTCTTATCGAATCTGCTTTCATCATGAAGTACGGCTCCTTGGACAAGAAAAGCAAGCCGAAGGACTGGCTTGAGATAGTGCATCGAGATCTCAAGCCTTCAAACATCCTACTGAGCACCAACGACTCCGGCCATTTCAACATGTATCCGAGACCGAA ACTCTCTGACTTTGGACTGTCCATTCTGACCTCCGAGGATGACACCTGCAACCCCTATCTGTACGTCGGCGCCAGTACTCAAGGATATCTTGCACCAGAGCAGAAACTCTTTCATGATCCCGTCAGCACCAAATACGTGGATGATGATGAGATGTTGTACCCATGTAATA TCTGGGCCATCGGAGCGGTCATGTATGCACTGATGACATTGACCACACTGGACTCGAGCACACCTGACCGTCAGCTACCGTACCACGTAACAACAGATCCTCCGACTGGCAGAGAGTTCGAACTCGATTTACGATCCAAGGTCGACGCCAAGTGGCCAGGCCTTCCGTACAGCGTCGAGCTGATGCACTATGTGCAGCGATGCTTGAGATTCCAAGTGCGTGATAGGTATACGGCTGACGAACTACTGGAAATCTGTCAGATCAGGTTCGCCAAGTCAAGGCTGCTCAACGACTTGTTCAGTGGTATACCGCGAGATAAGCCGCCGAGGCGGGTGCTGCACAAGCCGGAGACGCAAGCGTATCGTCTGGGTTTGATCTATCAGCCTGGATAA